A DNA window from Mesorhizobium sp. C432A contains the following coding sequences:
- a CDS encoding helix-turn-helix transcriptional regulator → MDSRTVLSADQSKAARALLNWSRVRLAAKANLSEMVISDLENEFRKPRPHNLAAIRKAFEDAGIVFTVEGTPSLARSEGDSGLATDNRQWRRRQRK, encoded by the coding sequence ATGGACAGCCGAACCGTACTCTCAGCGGACCAATCTAAAGCAGCACGAGCCCTACTGAACTGGTCGCGTGTGCGACTTGCCGCAAAGGCCAATCTTAGCGAAATGGTGATCAGCGATCTTGAGAACGAATTCAGGAAACCGCGTCCCCACAACCTCGCCGCCATCCGCAAAGCGTTTGAGGATGCCGGAATCGTCTTCACCGTCGAAGGCACTCCATCGCTAGCCCGCTCAGAAGGTGATAGCGGCCTCGCCACCGACAATAGACAGTGGCGCCGGCGGCAGAGAAAATAA
- a CDS encoding CsbD family protein, with protein MDWNRVEGNWKQFKGKVKEQWGKLTDDDLDRIAGNRDQLEGTIQERYGIEKDRVRRDVDDWYGRQDS; from the coding sequence ATGGATTGGAATCGCGTCGAAGGAAATTGGAAGCAATTCAAAGGTAAGGTCAAGGAGCAGTGGGGCAAGCTCACTGATGATGATCTCGACCGCATAGCCGGCAACCGCGATCAGCTCGAAGGTACGATCCAGGAACGCTACGGCATTGAGAAGGATCGAGTGCGGCGAGACGTCGACGACTGGTATGGTCGGCAAGACTCGTAG
- a CDS encoding IS630 family transposase, whose translation MQDAGWSGGQHLMTRPLSNELRERVVAAVLSGESRRSAAKRFGISVSAAVKQLQRHGTTGSVAPGKMGGHRKRVLEPHRAFIEARIRGTPHLTLHGLKDELAGRGVKVSHNAVWLFLRREGLSFKKTLFALEQARTDIARRRQRWRSWQTGLDPQCLVFIDETWIKTNMAPLRGWGPKGKRLRGLAPHGHWRTLTFLGALRCNRLAPCVFDGLINGQCFRAYVEQQLITVLKPGDIVVMDNLGSHKSAAIRQMIKAAGARLWYLPPYSPDLNPIEQAFAKIKHWMRQAQKRTVEDTWRHIGHLVETIEAAECRNYFENAGYASVKT comes from the coding sequence ATTCAAGATGCTGGCTGGAGTGGAGGCCAGCATCTGATGACTCGACCCCTTTCCAATGAGCTTCGCGAGCGGGTTGTGGCGGCGGTTTTGAGTGGTGAAAGCCGCCGGTCTGCCGCCAAACGGTTCGGTATTTCGGTTTCGGCCGCGGTGAAGCAGTTGCAGCGCCATGGGACTACCGGCTCGGTGGCACCGGGCAAGATGGGTGGGCATCGCAAGAGGGTGCTGGAGCCGCACCGTGCCTTCATCGAGGCGCGTATACGTGGGACGCCACATCTGACGCTGCACGGTCTGAAGGATGAGTTGGCCGGTCGCGGGGTCAAGGTCTCGCACAACGCAGTGTGGCTGTTCCTGCGCCGCGAGGGGCTGAGCTTCAAAAAAACGCTGTTCGCCCTTGAGCAGGCGCGCACTGATATTGCCCGCAGGCGCCAGCGATGGCGATCTTGGCAGACCGGCCTTGATCCGCAGTGCCTGGTCTTCATCGATGAGACGTGGATCAAGACCAACATGGCTCCGCTGCGAGGCTGGGGGCCGAAGGGCAAGCGGCTGCGCGGCTTGGCCCCGCACGGCCACTGGCGCACACTGACCTTCCTTGGCGCGCTGCGCTGCAATCGGCTCGCGCCTTGCGTCTTCGATGGGCTAATCAACGGCCAATGCTTCCGGGCCTATGTCGAGCAGCAGCTCATCACCGTGCTGAAGCCCGGCGACATCGTCGTCATGGACAACCTGGGAAGCCATAAGTCGGCCGCCATCAGGCAGATGATCAAGGCTGCCGGCGCAAGGCTCTGGTACCTGCCACCTTACTCTCCCGATCTCAATCCAATTGAGCAGGCCTTTGCCAAGATCAAACATTGGATGCGCCAGGCTCAAAAGCGCACCGTCGAGGACACATGGCGTCACATCGGCCACCTCGTCGAAACCATCGAGGCAGCCGAATGCAGGAACTACTTCGAAAACGCCGGATATGCTTCCGTCAAAACGTGA
- a CDS encoding L,D-transpeptidase, producing the protein MTLPNRGRPSRYRIGPGLACVMSIALMMLVQDFASARSALSDRPPLPAMGPSLRKTVAFETTEQPGTIVIRKGEKALYLVTRQGQALRYQISVGRDGFGWTGVVEVGAKTEWPEWRPPREMRARQPDLPQIVPAGPYNPLGARALYLLRNGRDTLYRIHGTNDPKGVGFDGTSGCFRLTNTDVIDLFKRVAIGAKVVVQ; encoded by the coding sequence ATGACGCTGCCAAATAGGGGGCGGCCAAGTAGGTATCGGATTGGCCCGGGATTGGCCTGCGTCATGAGCATTGCGCTGATGATGCTGGTCCAGGACTTCGCCAGCGCACGATCGGCACTTTCGGATCGGCCGCCGCTGCCGGCAATGGGACCCAGCCTGCGCAAGACTGTTGCCTTCGAGACGACAGAACAGCCCGGAACGATCGTTATCCGCAAGGGCGAGAAAGCGCTTTATCTGGTGACCCGACAAGGCCAGGCGCTTCGCTATCAGATCAGCGTCGGACGCGACGGATTTGGCTGGACCGGAGTGGTCGAGGTGGGGGCGAAGACCGAATGGCCGGAATGGCGCCCACCCCGCGAAATGCGCGCCCGCCAGCCGGACCTGCCGCAAATAGTGCCTGCCGGTCCTTACAACCCACTTGGCGCCAGGGCGCTTTATCTGCTTCGGAACGGGCGTGACACGCTCTATCGGATACACGGAACCAACGATCCCAAGGGTGTTGGCTTCGATGGAACATCGGGGTGTTTTCGCCTTACCAACACCGATGTGATCGATCTCTTCAAGCGCGTCGCGATCGGCGCAAAGGTGGTGGTTCAATGA
- a CDS encoding AAA family ATPase translates to MNAINTKVTPTKRKQVALFSSDANFKRDVATRLDALAIYDVRVSETGDFLGGPPADTRPGIVILDLGNGELLGRPGIVEARALWATVPLIAVSDELSSEQTRVLVRMNASDWLHKPLDGKELLNAVTFHDTGNQGTKSRIITFISASGGAGATTLALSAAEFLASKSKERGASTCLVDLDFQSANCGAYLNQFNQFDLGGIIGQPERLDVELMDVIKLSRPSGLTLYSFERPRLPFEPHGSDFVFRLLDLVAYRFDDIVIDLPNIETPWHNSVLSTSDEIFIVFELNVASLRQGKRLYKKIRELRGNAVSITLVANKHKRKWFGNHFSRSELEKIFKAPHIKSVALDNALLTDALNRAILPAEVDGRARFNKDLKRMFKERLDDAAK, encoded by the coding sequence ATGAACGCCATCAACACCAAGGTTACACCGACCAAGCGAAAGCAGGTGGCGCTGTTCTCGTCGGATGCGAATTTCAAGCGCGATGTGGCGACGCGCCTCGATGCGCTGGCGATCTACGACGTCAGGGTTTCCGAGACCGGCGACTTCCTCGGGGGGCCGCCTGCGGACACCCGCCCAGGCATCGTCATCCTCGACCTCGGCAATGGCGAGTTGCTCGGAAGGCCGGGCATCGTCGAAGCGCGCGCCCTTTGGGCGACCGTGCCGCTGATCGCGGTCTCCGACGAGCTATCGTCGGAGCAGACCCGCGTGCTGGTGCGCATGAACGCTTCGGACTGGCTGCACAAGCCGCTCGACGGCAAGGAACTGCTGAACGCCGTGACCTTCCACGACACCGGCAACCAGGGAACGAAAAGCCGCATTATCACCTTCATCAGCGCCAGCGGCGGCGCCGGCGCGACGACGCTCGCTTTGTCGGCGGCCGAATTCCTGGCGTCGAAATCGAAGGAACGCGGGGCTTCCACCTGCCTGGTCGACCTCGATTTCCAGAGCGCCAATTGCGGCGCCTATCTCAACCAGTTCAACCAGTTCGACCTCGGCGGCATCATCGGCCAGCCTGAGAGGCTCGACGTCGAGCTGATGGACGTCATCAAGCTTTCGCGGCCGTCGGGGCTGACGCTCTATTCCTTCGAGAGGCCACGATTGCCTTTCGAACCGCACGGCAGTGACTTTGTCTTCCGGCTGCTGGACCTAGTCGCCTACCGCTTCGACGACATCGTCATCGATCTGCCGAACATCGAGACGCCTTGGCACAATTCGGTGCTGTCGACGAGCGACGAGATCTTCATCGTATTCGAACTGAACGTCGCCTCGCTGCGACAAGGCAAGCGGCTCTACAAGAAGATCCGCGAGTTGCGTGGCAATGCTGTCAGCATCACGCTGGTCGCCAACAAGCACAAGCGCAAATGGTTCGGCAACCACTTTTCGCGCAGCGAACTCGAAAAGATCTTCAAGGCGCCGCACATCAAGTCGGTCGCGCTGGACAATGCGCTTCTCACCGATGCGTTGAACCGTGCTATCCTGCCTGCCGAGGTGGATGGACGTGCGCGCTTCAACAAGGACCTCAAGCGGATGTTCAAAGAGCGGCTCGATGACGCTGCCAAATAG
- a CDS encoding TadE/TadG family type IV pilus assembly protein encodes MVMGNQRFCAEQSGTAMVEMAIALPLLLTLLLGFVDFGYAFYQWNAGNKAVQAGARLAQISGPVALGLPSETITQADVTKVGTAVPAGTYDYVCTASTAGVACCSIGGGLCLPANASQASFDAIYDGTANRAGMEDYLPMLEKAQVRIEYAASGLGYWTRPSGPVPTITVSITNHPFQFFFLAGLLGFGNITMPSMLSTVTGEDMKSTWTP; translated from the coding sequence ATGGTGATGGGAAACCAAAGGTTTTGCGCGGAGCAGTCGGGCACCGCGATGGTCGAAATGGCCATCGCTCTGCCATTGCTATTGACGCTTCTGCTCGGCTTCGTCGATTTCGGCTACGCCTTTTACCAATGGAACGCGGGAAACAAAGCTGTGCAAGCTGGCGCAAGACTGGCGCAAATTTCTGGTCCTGTCGCACTCGGCCTTCCATCTGAAACGATAACGCAGGCCGATGTGACCAAAGTCGGCACCGCAGTGCCGGCCGGCACATACGATTATGTCTGCACTGCAAGCACGGCAGGTGTCGCTTGCTGCAGTATCGGAGGAGGCTTGTGCCTACCCGCGAATGCGAGCCAGGCCTCGTTCGACGCAATTTATGACGGCACGGCCAACCGTGCCGGAATGGAAGACTACCTGCCGATGCTTGAGAAAGCGCAGGTGCGGATCGAATACGCCGCCTCCGGCCTCGGCTACTGGACGCGCCCCAGTGGCCCGGTCCCGACCATCACGGTCAGCATCACCAATCATCCCTTTCAGTTTTTCTTCCTGGCCGGGCTGCTCGGATTCGGAAACATCACCATGCCCTCCATGCTGAGCACGGTTACGGGCGAAGACATGAAGAGCACGTGGACACCATGA
- a CDS encoding TadE/TadG family type IV pilus assembly protein, which translates to MTKLGHIIRRFQGDERGAALVEVAITVPFVLLLSAGVFEFSNILNTRLLLAAGVEDAARYMARCSSDWDTCKGWAQNLAAKGAVVGGSDRVSGWLPATVNITPTSTPATDVSTGAQLYLSNTSMVVVVNVSTSYAYPDVGFFSYLGFGALTLSVSHQERVIGW; encoded by the coding sequence ATGACCAAGCTTGGCCACATCATCAGGCGGTTCCAGGGCGACGAAAGGGGCGCCGCCTTGGTGGAAGTCGCGATTACCGTCCCGTTCGTATTGCTGCTATCGGCCGGTGTGTTTGAATTCTCCAATATTCTGAACACGCGCCTGCTCCTTGCAGCAGGCGTCGAGGATGCAGCTCGCTACATGGCGCGATGCAGTAGCGACTGGGACACTTGCAAGGGGTGGGCGCAAAACCTTGCTGCCAAAGGGGCAGTCGTTGGCGGCAGTGACAGAGTGTCTGGATGGCTTCCTGCGACAGTTAACATTACCCCTACGTCTACGCCTGCGACCGATGTATCCACGGGCGCCCAGCTTTATCTCAGCAACACGAGCATGGTCGTCGTCGTAAACGTCAGTACATCCTATGCTTACCCGGACGTTGGATTCTTTTCGTATCTTGGCTTTGGTGCCCTTACCCTCAGTGTCTCCCATCAAGAACGAGTCATCGGATGGTGA
- a CDS encoding pilus assembly protein TadG-related protein: MLGTIRAFWNDQRGIAMILVAIMLPVLVGFALLAIDMSRAYGLHNDLQKGVDALALATAAELDGRSDSITRANLAASTLLTEQKTKFSTVGDHTLALSDVTIRYLTGIPASDDTRLDASGVDSNGVTWASTDPKVVSFSLVTVNASGLTDGAGAFATIFPASFIGSNDTMDIRPQAVAGFKQSICETVPLFMCNPFETKDPSTSKTIQQAFASGDTYGREFRILKAGNTPGPGNFGLLDNNLTSLRDAIAMGTAGTCYSRDAITTKTGVTLGSVNTGLNTRFDLYSGSLSKNMKDWAYRPSSNVRKGQKTGCTKYDPVVDNTALPLPPGTNYVDANGMSDKITAQNFWTSYWSVNHGTAYPNVPSATNPTGSKTAPASRYDVYQYEISKGLVGDKSKAPTKETGTPSCYKGDNPTPDPDRRLLNMAIVDCYANTAKINGHIAIKPDGYASVFVNTPIQKQDNTKDPDDPSAGEKPISLEIVDVDGGFANNTLVDKAFRNEAQLYR; the protein is encoded by the coding sequence ATGTTGGGGACCATTAGGGCGTTCTGGAATGATCAACGCGGCATAGCGATGATCCTTGTCGCAATCATGCTGCCTGTGCTGGTTGGCTTCGCATTGTTGGCAATCGATATGAGTCGGGCCTACGGACTGCACAATGATCTTCAGAAGGGTGTCGATGCGCTTGCGCTTGCGACAGCCGCGGAACTGGATGGCAGATCGGATTCGATCACCCGAGCCAACCTGGCGGCGTCCACTCTTCTGACCGAGCAGAAGACTAAGTTTTCGACCGTAGGCGATCATACGCTCGCCCTGTCTGACGTGACCATCAGATATCTGACCGGAATACCCGCCAGCGACGACACCAGGTTAGACGCTAGCGGCGTCGACTCCAACGGCGTAACATGGGCCAGCACCGATCCTAAAGTGGTGTCATTCTCCTTGGTGACTGTGAATGCTTCCGGCCTCACTGATGGTGCGGGTGCCTTCGCAACGATCTTTCCAGCAAGCTTTATCGGCAGCAACGACACCATGGACATCCGGCCACAGGCCGTCGCCGGGTTCAAGCAATCGATCTGCGAAACGGTCCCGCTGTTCATGTGCAACCCGTTCGAGACGAAAGACCCCTCGACCAGCAAGACCATCCAGCAGGCTTTCGCATCAGGTGACACCTATGGTCGCGAATTTCGCATCCTGAAGGCCGGCAACACCCCCGGTCCCGGTAATTTTGGCCTGCTCGACAACAACCTGACCTCGCTACGCGACGCCATAGCGATGGGAACGGCTGGCACTTGCTACAGCCGTGATGCGATTACCACAAAAACCGGTGTCACCTTGGGTTCGGTCAACACTGGACTGAACACGAGGTTCGATCTGTACAGTGGCTCTCTCAGCAAGAACATGAAGGATTGGGCATACCGGCCGTCGAGCAATGTACGCAAAGGCCAGAAGACTGGCTGCACCAAATACGACCCCGTCGTGGATAACACTGCTTTGCCCCTTCCTCCTGGCACCAACTACGTCGACGCGAACGGCATGTCCGACAAGATCACAGCGCAAAACTTCTGGACCAGCTACTGGTCGGTCAATCACGGGACGGCCTATCCAAACGTCCCCAGCGCAACCAATCCGACCGGCAGCAAAACTGCGCCTGCCTCGCGATACGACGTCTACCAATACGAGATCTCGAAAGGCCTCGTCGGGGACAAATCGAAAGCGCCGACCAAAGAAACCGGCACGCCGTCATGCTACAAAGGAGACAACCCGACGCCGGACCCCGACCGACGGCTACTCAACATGGCAATTGTCGATTGCTACGCCAACACCGCCAAGATCAACGGTCACATCGCGATCAAGCCGGATGGCTATGCGAGCGTATTCGTGAACACTCCAATTCAAAAGCAGGATAATACCAAAGACCCCGACGACCCTTCGGCTGGTGAAAAACCAATCAGCCTGGAGATCGTCGACGTCGATGGCGGCTTTGCCAACAACACTCTGGTCGACAAAGCATTCCGCAACGAAGCCCAGCTGTACCGGTAG
- a CDS encoding type II and III secretion system protein family protein has translation MQGFWMRVAAAALSCLAALLTSIAAAEAADRFIDVSNPSVHRIFLPTSQSVTLQVSANLGDIVVGDEKIADAQPMTDRTLYVIGKSAGTTTVNLFSPEKRSLGVIQIEVGVDVSDMAQAIRQVAPRARIEIGSINGKVRLGGHVKDGATLASILEVVQQYGPDAIINSVIVDDSQQVNLEVRVLEAKRNAGRDLGVSIRSTNGSGTTRTGTGIAAADKDNVVLGPGDLLSGLLSTSNPFAALITRVIDSNIKVDLIIEALEAKGVVRTLAEPNLTTLSGEPASFNAGGEVPIRVVGNDGQITITYKQFGVNLLFTPVVLDDGKIHMKLAPEVSDLTGFTTAGDPIFTNRKLETVVELRDGQSFAVGGLLSSKTTKLQNQVPWLGQVPVIGALFRNSSNQKEETELVVIVTPHIVRPVKPGEQLATPFDKTRPANDPEFFILGQLEVNKDMIRKYETGDGVTGPYGHMLDFKSKDKMLYVKK, from the coding sequence ATGCAGGGGTTTTGGATGAGGGTAGCGGCGGCCGCACTGTCCTGTTTGGCTGCGCTGCTGACGTCGATTGCGGCGGCTGAAGCAGCCGACCGTTTCATCGACGTATCGAACCCGAGCGTCCATCGCATCTTCCTGCCGACGTCACAGTCTGTGACGCTACAGGTGAGCGCCAATCTCGGCGATATCGTTGTCGGCGACGAGAAGATCGCCGATGCCCAGCCCATGACCGACCGAACGCTTTATGTCATCGGCAAGAGCGCCGGCACCACTACAGTCAATCTCTTCTCTCCGGAAAAGCGCTCGCTCGGCGTCATCCAGATCGAAGTCGGCGTAGACGTCAGCGACATGGCGCAGGCGATCCGCCAGGTGGCGCCCAGGGCGCGCATCGAAATCGGTTCGATCAACGGCAAGGTGAGGCTTGGCGGTCACGTCAAGGACGGCGCCACGCTGGCGTCGATCCTGGAAGTGGTACAGCAGTATGGCCCCGACGCCATCATAAATTCCGTCATCGTCGACGACAGCCAGCAGGTCAATCTCGAGGTGCGCGTGCTGGAAGCCAAGCGTAATGCCGGCCGCGATCTCGGCGTTTCAATCAGGAGCACGAATGGCAGTGGCACAACCCGTACAGGGACAGGCATTGCCGCCGCCGACAAAGATAACGTAGTGCTTGGCCCGGGCGATCTGCTCAGTGGCCTACTGTCGACCAGCAATCCCTTCGCGGCACTGATTACCCGCGTCATTGACAGCAACATCAAAGTCGACCTGATCATTGAAGCGCTTGAGGCCAAGGGCGTCGTGCGCACGCTGGCAGAACCAAATCTCACCACTCTGTCCGGTGAGCCAGCCAGCTTCAACGCCGGCGGCGAAGTGCCTATCCGTGTCGTGGGCAATGATGGCCAGATAACCATCACGTATAAGCAATTTGGCGTCAATCTGCTGTTCACGCCGGTCGTACTCGACGACGGCAAGATCCATATGAAGCTGGCGCCGGAAGTGAGTGACCTCACCGGTTTCACCACCGCCGGCGACCCGATCTTCACCAACCGCAAGCTGGAAACCGTCGTCGAACTCCGCGACGGCCAGAGCTTCGCGGTCGGCGGGCTCCTGTCCAGCAAGACCACCAAGTTGCAGAACCAGGTGCCGTGGCTGGGCCAGGTGCCGGTCATCGGTGCGCTGTTCCGCAATTCGAGCAACCAGAAGGAAGAGACCGAACTGGTGGTTATCGTCACGCCGCACATCGTCCGGCCGGTGAAGCCTGGCGAGCAGCTGGCGACCCCGTTCGACAAGACACGGCCGGCCAATGACCCGGAGTTCTTCATCCTTGGTCAGCTCGAGGTGAACAAGGACATGATCCGAAAATATGAAACGGGCGACGGCGTCACCGGCCCCTATGGCCACATGCTGGACTTTAAATCGAAGGACAAGATGCTCTATGTCAAGAAATAG
- the cpaB gene encoding Flp pilus assembly protein CpaB, with the protein MRANTLIMIVLAGVFGVLAVVLINIWLAGQRSALAQSNGKGNTIVVAALPLKFGDTLSADKLHEIAWPAGAVPAGAFKTTKEALAGSGARQALQAISTNEPILGSKITGPGQRATLSAVLGEGMKAVSIRVNDVLGVAGFVFPGDRVDVLLTRSVRGDDGADKSFVDVLLQSMKVLAVDQVADVSKDNPTVVKSVTLEATTKDAQKLTLAAGAGQLSLALRQAAANKGETTERVTLSDLNGETPDDVAKRQAELDKQAAADAAAAAERQRAADKIAGLEKAVDRVGTQLDELSKVKPVPAVVTAPASKEVVKEVIKYLEPEPPKNVTVGVFRGVKLESYDVPRQP; encoded by the coding sequence ATGCGCGCCAACACACTTATTATGATAGTCCTCGCCGGCGTCTTCGGGGTGCTGGCGGTCGTGCTGATCAACATCTGGCTCGCTGGCCAGCGTAGTGCTTTGGCTCAATCAAACGGCAAAGGCAATACGATCGTTGTCGCGGCACTGCCGCTGAAGTTCGGCGACACATTGAGCGCCGACAAGTTGCATGAGATCGCTTGGCCCGCGGGCGCAGTCCCGGCTGGAGCGTTCAAGACCACCAAGGAAGCCTTGGCCGGCAGTGGCGCAAGGCAGGCGCTGCAAGCGATCAGCACCAATGAGCCGATCCTCGGCAGCAAGATTACCGGTCCAGGCCAGCGCGCCACACTTTCGGCGGTGCTGGGTGAAGGCATGAAGGCCGTATCCATCCGCGTCAACGACGTGCTTGGCGTTGCCGGCTTCGTCTTCCCGGGCGACCGGGTTGATGTGCTGCTGACGCGCTCGGTGCGCGGCGATGACGGTGCGGACAAGAGTTTTGTCGACGTTCTGCTGCAGAGCATGAAAGTGCTCGCCGTCGACCAGGTCGCTGACGTAAGCAAGGACAACCCGACGGTTGTGAAGTCGGTGACGCTTGAAGCCACCACAAAGGACGCGCAGAAACTGACGCTGGCCGCCGGTGCGGGGCAGTTGTCTCTTGCACTGCGCCAGGCTGCCGCCAACAAGGGCGAGACAACCGAACGAGTCACGCTTTCCGACCTGAATGGCGAGACGCCGGACGATGTCGCAAAGAGGCAGGCCGAACTGGACAAGCAGGCCGCAGCCGACGCCGCAGCCGCAGCCGAACGCCAGCGCGCAGCTGACAAGATCGCCGGATTGGAAAAGGCCGTGGACAGGGTGGGAACCCAGCTCGACGAGTTGAGCAAGGTCAAGCCGGTGCCGGCCGTGGTGACGGCACCCGCATCAAAAGAAGTCGTCAAGGAAGTTATCAAGTATTTGGAGCCGGAACCGCCGAAGAATGTTACAGTGGGGGTCTTTCGCGGCGTGAAGCTTGAATCCTATGACGTGCCGCGACAACCATAA
- a CDS encoding Flp family type IVb pilin: MKKLMTMTRQFRDDENGAAMVEYSILIGIIAVASIGFIIGIGMWVTGRFSGLCTAMNDSGIGTCASGAGT, translated from the coding sequence ATGAAAAAGCTCATGACGATGACCCGGCAGTTCCGCGACGACGAAAACGGCGCTGCTATGGTCGAATATTCTATCTTGATCGGCATCATCGCGGTGGCCTCTATCGGGTTCATCATCGGCATTGGCATGTGGGTCACGGGTCGTTTCTCGGGCCTTTGCACCGCCATGAACGATTCCGGTATTGGCACTTGCGCCAGCGGTGCCGGTACTTGA
- a CDS encoding CpaF family protein, whose protein sequence is MLGRFIKGPSEPQALQQQVPVPASVSAPAPPLEVEPHGDDFLTLKVELHRHLIDRFNLSALETASKDQILNEIRPIVREFVRTRAVPLNARELDQLTSDTADEMLGLGPIEPLLKDDSITDILINTHERVFIERRGVIEETAIRFRDEAHLLRVINKIVSAIGRRVDESAPMVDARLADGSRVNIAVRPISVDGPLVSIRKFSKNPYSLERLMTFNSIRPPMIELLRIAVQARKSVLVSGGTGSGKTTLLNALSSYIPARERLITIEDAAELQLQQPHVGRLETRPPNVEGRGEVRQRELLKNALRMRPDRIIVGEVRGEEAFDMLQAMNTGHEGSMTTIHANTPRDAISRLEQMVGMAGMPMTHESIRAQIASAIDIIVQTQRLADGGRRVTSISEITGMEGNVVQLQEIYHFVRRDVAADGMIIGDFRATGVRPRFAPEAATLGLHFGKDAFNPQVAL, encoded by the coding sequence ATGCTGGGGCGGTTTATCAAGGGACCGAGTGAACCGCAGGCGCTGCAGCAGCAAGTGCCGGTGCCAGCAAGCGTATCGGCACCAGCCCCGCCGCTTGAAGTTGAACCGCATGGCGATGATTTTCTGACGCTCAAAGTCGAGCTGCATCGACACCTGATTGACAGGTTCAATCTGTCCGCTCTTGAAACAGCCTCCAAGGACCAGATACTGAACGAGATCCGTCCGATCGTGCGCGAGTTCGTTCGCACTCGTGCCGTGCCGCTAAACGCCCGCGAGCTGGATCAGCTGACCAGCGACACCGCTGACGAGATGCTGGGCCTCGGGCCGATCGAACCGCTGCTCAAGGACGACTCCATCACCGACATCCTCATCAACACGCATGAGCGCGTGTTCATCGAGCGGCGCGGCGTGATCGAGGAGACGGCTATCCGTTTCCGCGACGAGGCGCATCTGTTGCGTGTCATCAACAAGATCGTCTCGGCTATCGGTCGGCGCGTCGATGAGTCGGCGCCTATGGTCGACGCCCGCTTGGCGGACGGCTCGCGCGTCAATATCGCTGTGCGACCGATTTCCGTGGACGGCCCGCTGGTGTCGATCCGCAAATTCTCCAAGAATCCATATTCGCTCGAGCGCCTGATGACGTTCAATTCGATTCGCCCGCCAATGATCGAGCTGCTGCGGATCGCCGTCCAGGCCCGCAAGTCAGTCCTGGTCTCGGGCGGCACCGGCAGCGGCAAGACGACCTTGCTCAACGCGCTCTCGAGCTACATCCCGGCCAGAGAGCGCCTGATCACCATCGAGGACGCGGCGGAACTGCAACTGCAGCAGCCGCATGTCGGTCGTCTGGAGACGCGGCCACCGAATGTCGAGGGCAGAGGCGAGGTTCGTCAACGCGAACTGCTGAAGAACGCGCTTCGCATGCGGCCGGACCGCATCATCGTCGGCGAGGTTCGCGGCGAGGAGGCCTTTGACATGCTGCAGGCCATGAACACCGGCCATGAGGGGTCGATGACCACCATCCATGCCAACACGCCGCGCGACGCGATCTCGCGGCTGGAGCAGATGGTCGGCATGGCCGGCATGCCAATGACGCACGAATCCATCCGGGCGCAGATTGCCTCAGCCATCGACATCATCGTGCAGACGCAGCGGCTCGCCGATGGCGGCAGGCGCGTAACGTCGATTTCCGAGATTACCGGGATGGAAGGCAATGTCGTCCAACTGCAGGAAATCTATCACTTCGTGAGGCGCGATGTAGCTGCGGATGGAATGATCATCGGGGATTTTCGCGCCACCGGTGTCCGCCCGCGCTTCGCGCCAGAGGCCGCAACGCTGGGGCTCCATTTCGGCAAGGATGCCTTCAACCCGCAGGTCGCCCTCTGA